One genomic segment of Burkholderia multivorans ATCC BAA-247 includes these proteins:
- a CDS encoding ADP-ribosylglycohydrolase family protein, whose protein sequence is MSDKDAALSAEQRAAVERAAARAARRSRYPADMGFQPYSGRFTNADVTLKTPWLSEYFKFRNRNPRADRDALRAVQQQIGADSSEIIDRFRGAMLGLAIGDALGTTLEFSPRDSATVTDIVGGGPFHLKPGDWTDDTSMACCLAYSLLHSHRFDPDHAMLAFSYWYRFGAYSPTGECFDIGGTTRAALDRFLKTGNAFAGDTDPHSAGNGSLMRLAPVVLFYANDFEKAVHFAAENSRLTHGAKEAVDACRFFAALMWGAFAGFSKEDILSDRFSPLPGYWDENPLAPAVEQIARGSYKKKSRSEISSSGYVIDTLEAALWAFYHHDDFEPGMLAAVNLAGDSDTIGAVFGQVAGACYGETRIPVRWIVNTHAAHGFYHFAEDLLAASRMDQSGD, encoded by the coding sequence ATGAGCGATAAGGATGCAGCGTTGTCGGCAGAGCAGCGGGCGGCCGTCGAGCGTGCGGCCGCGCGTGCGGCGCGACGCAGCCGATATCCCGCGGATATGGGTTTTCAGCCCTATTCCGGCCGATTCACCAACGCGGATGTGACGCTCAAGACGCCATGGCTGAGCGAATATTTCAAGTTCAGGAATCGGAATCCGCGGGCCGATCGTGATGCGTTGCGCGCCGTTCAGCAGCAGATCGGCGCGGACAGCTCGGAAATCATCGATCGGTTTCGCGGCGCAATGCTGGGACTGGCAATTGGCGATGCGCTAGGCACGACGCTCGAGTTTTCGCCGAGAGACAGCGCTACGGTTACCGATATCGTCGGGGGCGGCCCCTTTCATCTCAAGCCCGGCGACTGGACCGACGATACGAGCATGGCATGCTGTCTCGCGTACAGTCTTCTCCATTCGCATCGATTCGATCCCGACCATGCGATGCTGGCTTTTTCCTACTGGTATCGATTCGGCGCATACAGCCCGACTGGAGAGTGTTTTGATATCGGCGGTACCACCCGGGCAGCGCTCGATCGTTTCTTGAAAACGGGGAATGCGTTCGCCGGCGACACCGATCCGCATTCGGCAGGAAACGGATCGCTGATGCGGCTCGCTCCGGTCGTGCTGTTCTATGCGAACGATTTCGAGAAGGCGGTGCATTTTGCGGCCGAAAACTCCCGGCTTACACATGGGGCGAAAGAGGCCGTCGATGCCTGCAGGTTTTTTGCCGCGCTGATGTGGGGCGCGTTCGCGGGGTTTTCAAAAGAAGACATCTTAAGTGACCGATTCTCGCCTCTGCCGGGGTATTGGGATGAAAATCCACTCGCGCCGGCCGTCGAGCAAATCGCGCGCGGCTCGTACAAGAAAAAATCCCGCAGCGAGATCTCGTCGTCGGGCTACGTGATCGACACGCTCGAAGCGGCATTGTGGGCGTTCTATCACCATGACGATTTCGAGCCGGGAATGCTTGCGGCGGTTAATCTGGCGGGAGACTCGGATACCATCGGCGCGGTTTTTGGGCAGGTGGCCGGGGCCTGCTACGGAGAGACGCGGATTCCTGTCAGATGGATTGTCAATACGCACGCGGCACACGGGTTTTATCACTTTGCCGAGGACTTGCTGGCAGCGTCCCGCATGGATCAATCCGGGGATTGA
- a CDS encoding ABC-2 family transporter protein, translating to MFDRLRPFAINGLRLLLVDRGVLFVDFFIATGVAFLIQFFVWNAVYGAHEELHGFTLEELLYYCAFTIYLSRLNNCYDLVQEISDEIIEGRLETQLARPVGYITQKFAAYLGGGALYAIPVLIMCVVYWLNNTERLPQSFGELVCYGLLIVGFLVAGTVLSFCIGTVLGILTFWFMQSDFVLACLTTITAFLGGAIIPPSYWPAFIRPLMAFNPFQYYIAAPATLIIGGDLRAGAAELCVAMLYILMFVLVIRTMWRHAVNTYTGGGG from the coding sequence ATGTTTGATCGACTTCGCCCTTTTGCCATCAATGGTCTGCGCCTTTTGCTCGTGGACCGCGGCGTCCTGTTCGTCGATTTTTTTATCGCAACGGGCGTCGCCTTCCTGATTCAGTTCTTCGTATGGAACGCGGTCTATGGCGCACACGAGGAGCTGCATGGCTTTACGCTCGAGGAACTGCTCTACTACTGCGCCTTCACAATCTACCTGTCGCGCTTGAACAACTGCTACGACCTGGTGCAGGAAATCTCCGACGAAATCATCGAGGGACGCCTGGAGACACAACTAGCCAGGCCGGTGGGTTATATCACACAGAAATTCGCGGCCTATCTGGGCGGCGGTGCACTGTATGCGATACCGGTACTCATCATGTGCGTCGTTTATTGGTTGAACAACACCGAGCGATTGCCCCAATCCTTCGGCGAACTAGTCTGCTACGGGTTATTGATTGTCGGCTTCCTGGTTGCGGGCACAGTCTTGAGCTTCTGCATCGGTACGGTTCTCGGCATCCTGACGTTCTGGTTCATGCAATCCGATTTCGTGCTGGCCTGTCTGACCACGATTACCGCGTTCCTGGGCGGAGCGATCATTCCGCCGAGTTACTGGCCGGCGTTCATTCGCCCGCTCATGGCGTTCAATCCATTCCAGTACTACATTGCCGCGCCGGCCACCCTGATCATCGGCGGCGACCTGCGCGCCGGCGCGGCAGAGCTATGCGTCGCAATGCTCTACATCCTGATGTTCGTGCTCGTTATCAGGACGATGTGGCGCCACGCTGTCAACACCTACACTGGGGGAGGGGGTTGA
- a CDS encoding ABC-2 family transporter protein produces the protein MLVLVQKAFAKQIHYLGNYVSYIAIQAVTQLLTLFYLHSVFTYTETLNGWTREQAIFVFYLATMVTLTAECFICSIHQYYQRLVRGLLDPVLVMPVRRRALQLLRWSEPGFLVPVVALLCCWPLIDPRPQRSLEAWIAGLAILMVGVLSIIVVFAVISLTALVTQRLAPADFVVSELSRMAFLPPSVMPRGAWQIALGIGLPLLFSANAAGAILIAGDYRVAVVLTAGTSVLAVLHYVVESHMMRSFSLPGA, from the coding sequence ATGCTGGTTCTGGTTCAAAAGGCGTTTGCAAAGCAGATTCATTATCTAGGGAATTATGTTTCGTATATAGCCATCCAGGCCGTCACACAGCTGCTGACCTTGTTCTACCTGCATTCGGTATTCACCTACACGGAGACGCTTAACGGATGGACACGGGAACAGGCGATCTTCGTGTTTTATCTGGCGACGATGGTGACCCTGACGGCCGAATGCTTCATCTGCTCTATCCATCAGTATTACCAGCGGCTGGTCCGCGGGCTTCTGGATCCCGTGCTTGTCATGCCGGTAAGACGTCGTGCACTCCAGTTGCTGCGTTGGTCGGAGCCGGGATTCCTGGTGCCTGTCGTCGCGCTGCTGTGCTGCTGGCCGCTAATCGATCCTCGGCCTCAACGCTCGCTCGAAGCCTGGATAGCCGGTCTCGCGATCCTAATGGTTGGTGTGCTCTCCATCATCGTGGTATTTGCGGTGATCTCGCTTACTGCACTCGTGACGCAACGCCTGGCGCCAGCCGACTTCGTGGTGTCCGAGTTAAGTCGCATGGCTTTCCTTCCGCCGAGCGTGATGCCGCGCGGCGCATGGCAAATCGCGCTGGGCATCGGCTTGCCCTTGTTGTTCAGCGCCAATGCCGCCGGCGCGATTCTGATCGCTGGCGACTATCGCGTAGCAGTCGTTCTCACCGCAGGCACGTCTGTGCTGGCCGTTCTCCATTACGTCGTCGAATCGCACATGATGCGGTCGTTCAGTCTACCCGGTGCCTGA
- a CDS encoding ATP-binding cassette domain-containing protein: MNEKARRGPERGTIVVDVVGVTRIYRTRRHEGPLWRQLLRPTFDTYTALHDVNLQIRAGECLGLVGPNGAGKSTMIKLLTGLLKPSSGRISVLGHEPGRLSSQFLTQIAAVFGHKTSLWWDLPVRHSFDAIRRIYQVPVDTFREDVALFADMLHIDKLMDRTVRQLSLGERIKCEVVLALAHRPRVLLLDEPTIGVDMESKQQLRTLINRVVEERHVTTLLTTHDVTDLTACCTHIAFIQGGNVFQIEAMDELLRQFGVSRDNGGLLESRLIETFRARGMRPDEGRTLGNTAPVNGMGDEDV; encoded by the coding sequence ATGAATGAAAAAGCGCGGCGCGGGCCGGAGCGAGGCACCATCGTAGTCGACGTCGTTGGCGTCACCCGGATTTATCGTACCCGTCGTCACGAAGGTCCGCTGTGGCGGCAACTGCTCCGGCCGACTTTCGACACCTATACGGCGCTCCACGACGTGAATTTACAGATTCGCGCCGGCGAGTGCCTGGGGCTGGTGGGCCCGAACGGAGCCGGCAAGTCGACGATGATCAAATTGTTGACCGGCCTCCTGAAGCCGTCGTCCGGCCGAATTTCGGTGTTGGGTCATGAACCGGGCCGCCTGTCGTCGCAATTTCTCACGCAGATCGCTGCGGTGTTCGGGCACAAGACATCCCTCTGGTGGGATCTGCCAGTACGGCACTCGTTCGACGCAATCCGACGCATCTATCAGGTGCCGGTCGACACGTTTCGTGAAGACGTCGCCCTCTTTGCCGATATGCTCCATATCGACAAACTGATGGATCGCACGGTGCGCCAGTTGAGCCTCGGTGAGCGCATCAAATGTGAAGTGGTGCTGGCATTGGCGCATCGGCCGCGCGTCCTGCTGCTGGACGAACCCACGATCGGCGTCGACATGGAGTCCAAGCAGCAACTCCGGACGCTGATCAATCGCGTTGTCGAGGAACGGCACGTCACCACCCTGCTCACGACGCATGATGTGACGGACTTGACGGCGTGCTGTACACACATCGCGTTCATTCAGGGCGGCAACGTGTTCCAGATCGAGGCTATGGACGAACTGCTTCGACAGTTCGGCGTGTCTCGAGACAACGGCGGTCTGCTGGAATCGCGCCTCATCGAGACCTTTCGAGCGCGCGGAATGAGACCAGACGAGGGACGCACGCTCGGCAACACTGCGCCGGTGAACGGTATGGGAGACGAGGATGTTTGA
- a CDS encoding choline sulfate utilization transcriptional regulator, translating into MSKPEPLPSMQALRAFESAARLASFTAAARELGSTQPAVSQQVFQLEAELGVPLFERSPRGVTLTADGECLYEAVRLSLDTLRGATATLRARREHGTLTIVTDFGFATYWLMPRLAGLKRVMPDVDVRVVTSQDYDAQRDHADIAILFGDGHWPSCTAARLFAESVTPVCSPAFRDAHPHVSRPEHLAALPLLHVQPTRPERWLSWAGWFDAHGLDAQAAARGVTFNSYALVIHAALLGEGVALGWSPLVDELVAAGQLVKLVDAPVVTSRGYFLVRPPPRPEPDATHVFRRWLLDACAGAGAGGGQASG; encoded by the coding sequence ATGTCGAAACCGGAACCGTTACCGTCGATGCAGGCGTTGCGCGCGTTCGAGTCGGCCGCGCGGCTCGCGAGCTTCACGGCCGCTGCGCGCGAGCTCGGCTCCACACAGCCGGCCGTCAGCCAGCAGGTGTTTCAGCTCGAGGCCGAGCTCGGCGTGCCGCTGTTCGAGCGCAGCCCGCGCGGCGTCACGCTGACGGCCGACGGCGAATGCCTGTACGAGGCCGTCCGGCTCAGCCTCGACACCCTGCGCGGCGCGACGGCGACGCTTCGCGCGCGCCGCGAGCACGGCACGCTGACGATCGTCACCGACTTCGGTTTCGCGACGTACTGGCTGATGCCGCGCCTTGCGGGGCTCAAGCGCGTGATGCCCGACGTCGACGTGCGCGTGGTCACGTCGCAGGACTACGACGCGCAGCGCGACCATGCCGACATCGCGATCCTGTTCGGCGACGGTCACTGGCCGTCGTGCACGGCCGCAAGGCTGTTTGCGGAGTCGGTCACGCCCGTCTGCTCGCCGGCGTTCCGCGATGCGCATCCGCACGTCTCGCGGCCCGAGCATCTGGCTGCGCTGCCGCTGCTGCACGTGCAGCCGACGCGCCCCGAGCGCTGGCTGTCGTGGGCCGGCTGGTTCGACGCGCACGGCCTCGACGCGCAGGCCGCGGCGCGCGGCGTGACGTTCAACAGTTACGCGCTCGTGATTCATGCGGCGCTGCTCGGCGAAGGCGTGGCGCTCGGCTGGTCGCCGCTCGTCGACGAGCTCGTCGCGGCCGGCCAGCTCGTGAAGCTCGTCGACGCGCCGGTCGTCACGTCGCGCGGTTATTTTCTGGTGCGGCCGCCGCCGCGGCCGGAGCCGGACGCGACGCATGTGTTCCGGCGGTGGCTGCTCGATGCGTGTGCGGGGGCGGGGGCGGGCGGCGGACAGGCCAGCGGATAG
- the purU gene encoding formyltetrahydrofolate deformylase produces MTADSRPDQFVLTLSCPSAAGQVAAVVGFLERHRCYVDALNVFDDDLSNHFFVRCVFHPTDETLQIDALRQEFGPIAASLAGGAGDTQWAIHDVNARPKVLIMVSKLEHCLADLLFRWRMGELKMDIVGIVSNHPDFEPLAAQHGLPFRHFPITPDTKAQQEAQWLDFFETSGAELVILARYMQVLSQETSAKLANRAINIHHSFLPGFKGAKPYHQAHARGVKLIGATAHFVTDDLDEGPIIEQVVERVDHALRPEQLLAVGRDVECITLARAVKAFIERRVFLNGDRTVVFS; encoded by the coding sequence ATGACCGCCGACTCACGCCCCGATCAATTCGTCTTGACGCTGTCGTGCCCGAGCGCGGCCGGCCAGGTAGCCGCCGTCGTCGGCTTTCTCGAGCGCCATCGCTGCTACGTCGATGCGCTGAACGTGTTCGACGACGATCTCAGCAACCATTTCTTCGTGCGCTGCGTGTTTCATCCGACGGATGAAACCCTTCAGATCGACGCCCTGCGACAGGAGTTCGGGCCGATCGCGGCTTCGCTCGCGGGCGGCGCAGGCGACACGCAATGGGCCATCCACGACGTCAACGCACGTCCGAAGGTACTGATCATGGTGTCGAAGCTCGAACACTGCCTCGCGGATCTGCTGTTCCGCTGGCGGATGGGCGAGCTGAAGATGGACATCGTCGGCATCGTCTCGAACCATCCGGACTTCGAACCGCTCGCCGCGCAGCACGGGCTGCCGTTCCGCCACTTCCCCATCACGCCCGATACGAAGGCGCAGCAGGAAGCGCAGTGGCTCGACTTCTTCGAGACGAGCGGCGCCGAGCTCGTGATCCTCGCGCGCTACATGCAGGTGCTGTCGCAGGAGACGAGCGCGAAGCTCGCGAACCGCGCAATCAACATCCATCATTCGTTCCTGCCGGGTTTCAAGGGCGCGAAGCCGTATCACCAGGCGCATGCGCGCGGCGTGAAACTGATCGGCGCGACCGCGCACTTCGTGACCGACGATCTCGACGAAGGCCCGATCATCGAGCAGGTCGTCGAGCGCGTCGATCATGCGTTGCGGCCGGAGCAGCTGCTCGCGGTCGGACGCGATGTCGAATGCATCACGCTCGCGCGGGCCGTGAAGGCGTTTATCGAGCGGCGCGTGTTTCTGAATGGGGATCGGACGGTGGTGTTTTCGTAA
- the betC gene encoding choline-sulfatase, translating into MTNPTPNILILMADQLTPFALPAYGNRVARTPTLDRLAAQGVVFDAAYCASPLCAPSRFSLLTGKLPSGIGAYDNAAELPAQTLTFAHYLRAAGYRTMLSGKMHFCGPDQLHGFEERLTTDIYPADFGWVPDWDRPTERPSWYHNMSSVLDAGPCVRTNQLDFDDEVTFAAKQKLYDVARERAAGRDERPFCMVVSLTHPHDPYAITREYWDLYSDDEIDMPAVQLGASDSDPHSQRLRFVCENDRTPPSEAQIRAARRAYYGATSYVDAQFGSVLAALEQCGFADDTIVIVTSDHGDMLGERGLWYKMTFFEGGCRVPLIVHAPHRFDAARVRGPVSHLDLLPTLVELANATPEGGWPDAVDGASLVPHLRGTAAHDVALGEYLAEGAIAPIVMIRRGDWKYVHCPADPEQLYNLSDDPRELTNLAGAPEAADVLAAFRAEAARRWNLAELDRQVRASQRRRRFHYAATTQGRIQPWDWQPFTDASQRYMRNHIELDTLEAMARFPRVGH; encoded by the coding sequence ATGACGAACCCGACTCCCAACATCCTGATCCTGATGGCCGACCAGCTGACGCCGTTCGCGCTGCCGGCCTACGGCAACCGCGTCGCGCGCACGCCGACGCTCGACCGGCTCGCCGCGCAAGGCGTGGTGTTCGACGCCGCCTACTGCGCAAGCCCGCTCTGCGCGCCGTCGCGCTTCTCGCTGCTGACCGGCAAGCTGCCGTCCGGGATCGGCGCCTACGATAACGCCGCCGAATTGCCGGCGCAAACGCTGACGTTCGCGCACTACCTGCGCGCGGCTGGCTATCGGACGATGCTGTCCGGCAAGATGCACTTCTGCGGCCCCGACCAGCTGCACGGTTTCGAGGAGCGGCTGACCACCGACATCTACCCGGCCGACTTCGGCTGGGTGCCCGACTGGGACCGCCCGACCGAGCGGCCGAGCTGGTATCACAACATGAGCTCGGTGCTCGACGCGGGCCCGTGCGTGCGTACGAACCAGCTCGACTTCGACGACGAAGTGACGTTCGCCGCGAAGCAGAAGCTGTACGACGTCGCGCGCGAGCGCGCAGCGGGCCGCGACGAACGGCCGTTCTGCATGGTCGTGTCGCTGACGCACCCGCACGACCCGTATGCGATCACGCGCGAATACTGGGATCTGTACAGCGACGACGAGATCGACATGCCGGCCGTGCAGCTCGGCGCATCGGACAGCGATCCGCATTCGCAGCGGCTGCGCTTCGTCTGCGAGAACGACCGCACGCCGCCGAGCGAGGCGCAGATCCGCGCGGCGCGACGCGCCTACTACGGCGCGACGTCGTACGTCGACGCGCAGTTCGGCAGTGTGCTCGCGGCGCTCGAGCAGTGCGGGTTCGCCGACGACACGATCGTGATCGTCACGTCCGATCACGGCGACATGCTCGGCGAGCGCGGGCTCTGGTACAAGATGACGTTCTTCGAAGGCGGCTGTCGCGTGCCGCTGATCGTCCATGCGCCGCACCGCTTCGACGCGGCGCGCGTGCGCGGTCCCGTGTCGCATCTCGATCTGCTGCCGACGCTCGTCGAACTCGCGAACGCGACGCCGGAAGGCGGCTGGCCCGACGCGGTGGACGGCGCCAGTCTCGTCCCGCATCTGCGCGGCACGGCCGCACACGATGTCGCGCTCGGCGAATATCTGGCTGAAGGCGCGATCGCGCCGATCGTGATGATTCGGCGCGGCGACTGGAAGTACGTGCATTGCCCGGCCGATCCGGAGCAGCTGTACAACCTGTCCGACGATCCGCGCGAACTGACGAATCTCGCGGGGGCGCCGGAGGCGGCCGACGTGCTCGCTGCCTTCCGCGCGGAAGCGGCACGGCGCTGGAACCTGGCGGAACTCGACCGGCAGGTGCGCGCGAGCCAGCGTCGCCGCCGCTTTCATTACGCGGCGACGACGCAAGGCCGGATCCAGCCGTGGGACTGGCAGCCTTTCACCGATGCGAGCCAGCGCTATATGCGCAATCACATCGAACTCGACACGCTCGAAGCGATGGCGCGCTTTCCGCGCGTCGGGCACTGA